One window of Saprospiraceae bacterium genomic DNA carries:
- a CDS encoding M1 family metallopeptidase, whose translation MKFVLFIALLIISELGTGQSYRWQQRVNYTMSVELDSENHQLKGNQYLTLYNNSPDTLTKLYYHLYFNAFQPGSDMDVRSRSIIDPDPRIGKRIATLTSDEIGYHDIKCVQQESKKLKFSIHGTILQVELNKPIFPLDSAIIEMEFKSQVPIQIRRSGRNNKEGIDYSMAQWYPKLCNYDEQGWHTPPYVAREFYGPWGRFDVTIKMDSKYCIGATGLLQNSENIGCGYSSDESKGKSKTWHFIAENVHDFVWAADRDYTHKIYTRNNNCKLHFLYQENDKTKDAWSALPVIIDSALQFIETRFGPYAYTSYSFIQGGDGGMEYPMATLITGNRPLISLVGVSIHELMHSWYQMMLATNESLYPWMDEGFASFAEEEVINHLKKLNLIPGQFVADPHNETIRNYIDFINSGREESLSTHADHYSTNTAYGQESYGKGALCLVELKYIIGETAFRQGMLNYYWRWRFRHPNPNDFFREMEKVSRIELDWFKEYFVYSTKTMDYSIDSLYVKDAKTICRVKRIGLFPMPIEVRVELKSTSSTLYYIPLNLMLGSKPFEKNMNVVQLKEWSWVNPYYEFIIDASIESIKSIQIDPENQMLDVNSSNNLFFNNLN comes from the coding sequence ATGAAATTTGTTTTATTTATTGCTTTGTTGATAATAAGTGAGTTGGGCACCGGACAATCCTATCGTTGGCAACAGCGAGTAAATTACACGATGTCTGTCGAATTAGATTCCGAAAATCATCAATTAAAAGGGAATCAATATCTGACTTTATACAATAACAGTCCTGATACACTTACTAAACTATACTACCATTTATATTTTAATGCATTTCAGCCCGGTAGCGACATGGATGTCAGATCCCGAAGCATAATCGATCCTGATCCAAGAATTGGAAAACGTATTGCAACATTAACTTCTGATGAAATAGGGTATCATGACATTAAATGCGTCCAGCAAGAAAGCAAAAAATTAAAGTTCAGTATACATGGTACGATCCTTCAAGTCGAACTAAACAAACCAATTTTTCCCTTAGATTCTGCTATAATTGAAATGGAATTTAAATCACAAGTCCCTATACAGATTCGTAGATCTGGTAGAAACAATAAGGAAGGCATTGATTATTCAATGGCACAATGGTATCCAAAATTGTGCAATTATGATGAACAAGGGTGGCATACACCACCTTATGTGGCTCGGGAGTTTTATGGCCCCTGGGGTCGATTTGATGTCACCATTAAAATGGATTCTAAATATTGTATCGGAGCAACCGGTTTATTACAAAATTCGGAAAATATTGGTTGCGGTTATTCTTCAGATGAATCAAAAGGAAAATCAAAAACATGGCATTTTATAGCTGAAAATGTACATGATTTTGTATGGGCAGCTGACCGAGATTACACACATAAAATTTATACGAGAAATAATAATTGCAAACTGCATTTTTTATATCAGGAAAATGATAAAACAAAAGATGCATGGTCTGCTTTACCAGTTATTATTGATTCCGCATTGCAATTTATTGAAACTCGTTTTGGTCCCTATGCGTATACCAGTTATTCATTTATTCAAGGAGGAGATGGCGGAATGGAATATCCGATGGCCACATTAATTACAGGAAACAGACCGTTGATAAGTTTGGTTGGAGTATCAATTCATGAATTGATGCACAGTTGGTATCAAATGATGTTGGCAACAAATGAAAGTCTATATCCCTGGATGGATGAAGGATTCGCATCATTTGCTGAAGAAGAAGTTATCAATCATCTAAAAAAATTAAATCTTATTCCTGGCCAATTCGTAGCCGACCCTCATAATGAAACCATTCGCAACTACATAGATTTTATAAATTCTGGTAGAGAAGAAAGTTTAAGCACCCATGCAGACCATTATAGCACGAATACGGCGTATGGGCAGGAATCCTATGGGAAAGGAGCATTGTGTCTTGTTGAGTTAAAATACATTATTGGAGAGACTGCATTTAGACAAGGAATGCTTAATTATTATTGGAGGTGGAGATTCCGTCACCCCAATCCAAATGATTTTTTTAGAGAAATGGAAAAAGTTTCTAGAATTGAATTAGATTGGTTTAAAGAATACTTTGTTTATTCAACTAAAACAATGGATTATTCAATAGACAGTCTTTATGTAAAAGATGCTAAGACAATTTGTAGAGTGAAGCGAATTGGTCTTTTTCCAATGCCAATTGAAGTCAGGGTAGAATTAAAATCAACTTCAAGCACCTTGTATTATATACCACTCAATTTAATGTTGGGTTCAAAGCCATTTGAAAAAAACATGAATGTTGTCCAGCTAAAAGAATGGAGTTGGGTAAATCCGTACTATGAATTTATCATTGACGCATCGATTGAATCTATAAAATCTATCCAAATTGATCCTGAAAATCAAATGCTCGATGTAAATTCTAGTAATAATCTATTTTTTAACAATTTAAATTAA
- the lipB gene encoding lipoyl(octanoyl) transferase LipB, translating to MLTNLSHSIRVIDLGLSDYDYTWKYQTELHEKLIFIKRNQPENFPGHSLVFCEHPHVFTLGKSGDESNLLQAEHEMDAIQAKFYRINRGGDITYHGPGQLVAYPILDLDYLFTDVHKFVRLLEQTVMDVLSEFGVKSCRIEGLTGVWIVEPDKKPRKICAIGVHLSRWVSLHGLAFNINTDLNYFNYIIPCGIDPQQKEVTSLSRELGRIVPLEEVKVIFIHYFVKHFNLNIIS from the coding sequence ATTTTAACAAATTTAAGCCACTCAATAAGAGTAATTGATTTAGGTCTTTCTGATTATGATTACACCTGGAAATATCAAACTGAACTTCATGAAAAACTAATATTTATTAAACGAAATCAGCCTGAGAACTTCCCGGGCCATAGTTTAGTGTTTTGCGAACATCCACATGTATTTACTCTAGGTAAATCTGGAGATGAATCCAATTTATTGCAAGCAGAACATGAAATGGACGCAATTCAGGCTAAATTTTATAGAATCAACAGAGGGGGAGATATCACCTACCACGGCCCAGGGCAATTAGTAGCCTATCCAATCCTAGATTTAGACTATTTATTTACGGATGTCCATAAATTTGTCAGATTACTTGAACAAACGGTCATGGATGTTCTTTCTGAATTTGGTGTAAAATCCTGCCGCATTGAAGGACTAACGGGTGTTTGGATAGTAGAACCTGACAAAAAGCCCCGTAAAATTTGCGCAATAGGCGTTCATCTAAGCCGGTGGGTTAGTTTGCATGGACTTGCTTTTAATATCAATACAGACTTAAATTATTTTAATTACATAATACCTTGTGGCATTGATCCACAACAAAAAGAAGTTACTTCTTTATCACGTGAATTAGGACGCATTGTCCCACTTGAAGAAGTAAAAGTCATATTTATCCATTACTTTGTCAAGCATTTTAATCTTAATATTATTTCATGA
- a CDS encoding redoxin domain-containing protein: MRANLLFKAIILVLIPLFAAAKKAPDFVVTDQNNKVHKLYEDYLNKDKVVVIKFFFVGCPPCSAIAPYVQSAYVRWGAGNGRVQFFEISTMKGDNNALIKGYQNGKGLTFPGIGTDGGSQAAREPYTSGTFGPFYATPTFVVISPDGEVNYNVNVSIGDQSPLDTAIARGLRVSHSGGGGGCSKAFSVKTVTTIQPETYYLVDLLNGNPAHEVKTGIYNCEFALPSITDGFYVIPQMNQSDDPINGVTTADIVHIQRHILGLQQLNNLQRAVADVNGSSTITAADVSEIRKLILGVTSGFSKLNKTFTIVHNPKAKSGPITDRVLMDDLVSGAAINEFGIGKYGDVSGANLFQNENLEIRASLQVDFLVESNRLADGTYEHRFFAEKDYNLTSFQFEVSGKDGNLINCLPSYLLKPEQFKSNTKIGPGAIRFLWNSQTRSTLMPAFEPWFSIITKNVDRLKPSHVGGFRYEFIFNDFGEFTDLVTVSYVHTALTGTNVELFYNQLSELTISSNEHIIGYTLLNLNGNCLKSESLNVPVKQKIISLPLAQAGIYFISIQLQNGTMVTKRFLKY, encoded by the coding sequence ATGAGAGCGAATTTACTGTTTAAAGCTATAATTCTCGTTTTAATTCCATTGTTTGCAGCTGCAAAAAAAGCACCTGATTTCGTAGTTACCGATCAAAACAATAAGGTTCATAAATTATATGAAGATTATCTTAATAAGGACAAAGTTGTTGTAATAAAGTTCTTCTTTGTAGGTTGTCCTCCTTGCTCTGCAATTGCTCCGTATGTGCAATCTGCCTATGTAAGATGGGGTGCCGGGAATGGAAGAGTTCAGTTTTTTGAAATCAGCACCATGAAAGGTGACAATAACGCCCTGATTAAAGGCTATCAAAATGGCAAAGGGCTCACATTTCCAGGAATTGGTACCGATGGAGGCTCCCAAGCTGCCAGAGAACCCTATACTTCTGGAACTTTTGGACCATTTTATGCAACACCAACATTTGTGGTGATTTCACCGGATGGTGAAGTTAATTACAATGTAAATGTTTCTATTGGGGACCAAAGTCCTTTGGATACTGCAATTGCCAGAGGGCTTCGAGTGAGCCATTCCGGAGGTGGAGGCGGGTGTTCCAAGGCTTTTTCTGTAAAAACTGTAACCACAATTCAGCCAGAGACCTATTATTTAGTGGATCTTTTAAATGGAAATCCGGCCCATGAAGTAAAAACGGGGATATACAATTGTGAATTTGCTTTACCCTCAATTACAGATGGGTTTTATGTAATTCCTCAAATGAATCAGTCGGACGATCCAATCAATGGTGTAACCACTGCGGATATCGTCCATATTCAAAGGCACATTCTCGGATTGCAACAATTAAATAATCTGCAACGTGCGGTTGCAGACGTTAATGGATCCAGTACCATTACCGCTGCAGATGTTTCAGAAATCAGAAAACTAATTCTTGGTGTTACTTCAGGGTTTTCAAAACTAAATAAGACCTTTACAATCGTTCATAATCCTAAAGCGAAATCGGGTCCGATTACGGATCGGGTTTTAATGGATGATTTAGTGAGTGGAGCAGCGATCAATGAATTTGGAATTGGTAAATATGGAGATGTTTCAGGAGCCAATTTATTTCAAAATGAAAATCTGGAAATCCGAGCAAGTCTTCAAGTGGATTTTTTAGTAGAATCTAACAGACTGGCCGATGGAACCTATGAACATCGTTTTTTTGCAGAAAAGGACTATAATCTAACCAGTTTTCAGTTTGAAGTTTCTGGTAAAGACGGCAATCTAATTAATTGTCTTCCTTCCTACTTGTTAAAACCGGAGCAATTTAAATCTAACACGAAAATTGGTCCCGGAGCCATTCGCTTTTTATGGAATTCGCAAACACGTTCTACACTCATGCCAGCATTTGAACCTTGGTTTTCAATTATAACAAAAAATGTCGATCGCTTGAAACCCAGCCATGTTGGCGGCTTTAGGTATGAATTTATTTTTAATGACTTTGGTGAATTTACGGATCTAGTAACAGTAAGCTATGTTCACACGGCTTTAACTGGTACGAATGTGGAATTATTTTACAATCAATTAAGCGAACTTACAATCAGTTCAAACGAACATATTATTGGATATACATTACTAAATTTAAATGGTAACTGTTTAAAGTCAGAATCTTTAAATGTGCCTGTAAAACAAAAAATAATTTCATTACCCTTAGCTCAGGCAGGTATTTATTTTATTTCGATACAACTACAAAATGGCACGATGGTTACAAAGCGATTTTTGAAATACTAA
- a CDS encoding NAD(P)H-dependent oxidoreductase: MSILVISGTNRKGSATLEISKKLCGILTKMNVDHRFVNLEDFTELLSKQAPYKSLEKDSELINFQDSILIPSEKFIFVIPEYNGSFPGFLKWWIDTFSIRKSAETYKFKKVAFIGVSDGINGNVRGIDHFMAVCRYLKMVIYPGFVYFPSIVKVLDLWDENPKNANRLEKLIEEFSAF; encoded by the coding sequence ATGTCCATCTTAGTTATTTCCGGAACAAACCGAAAAGGGAGTGCCACTTTAGAGATTAGCAAAAAATTATGCGGGATTCTGACAAAAATGAATGTGGATCACCGCTTTGTAAATTTGGAAGACTTTACTGAATTATTATCAAAACAAGCTCCATATAAATCTCTTGAAAAGGACTCTGAATTGATTAATTTTCAGGATTCCATATTAATTCCTTCTGAAAAATTTATATTTGTCATTCCTGAGTACAATGGCAGTTTTCCTGGTTTTCTGAAATGGTGGATTGATACATTTAGTATTCGAAAATCAGCAGAAACCTATAAGTTTAAGAAAGTAGCATTTATAGGCGTCTCAGATGGAATTAATGGAAATGTCCGAGGAATTGATCATTTTATGGCTGTTTGCAGGTATTTAAAGATGGTGATTTATCCTGGATTCGTTTATTTCCCAAGTATAGTTAAAGTATTGGATCTTTGGGATGAAAATCCAAAAAATGCAAACAGGCTTGAAAAACTTATCGAAGAATTCAGTGCATTTTAA
- a CDS encoding ABC transporter substrate-binding protein, producing MQTGLKNLSKNSVHFKLSIFLVFLSLVACEQQSKKNATAVFHYNQVNYINSLDPAFAKTQNNIWAVDHLFNQLVDLDASMRIKPELAKSWTISTDGLHYLFTLRQDVFFIEDSCFKNRINRRVTAYDVAFSFNRLLDPNLSSPGSWIFKDKLDSIEGIKALNDSILSIRLKSPFAPFLKLLTMQYCSVIPPEAQSYYGKNLYKNPVGTGPFRLIKWLDRKGLFMASNHSYFEPDLFKLNGIRISFMEDRNTAYLEFLKNEIDFFSGLQSAYAFQLVDKTGNLRNDTKSKLQLLKGDFLNTEYIGFNFDLINKNHALSDKRVRQALNYAIDRKSMIQLLKFGIGTPATSGFIPKGLPSYDPIKVIGFQYDPEKAKHLLNEAGYSNKKDFPELIIHTNKDYVDLITYVAKQWEEIGIPVRIELAETATLREKMRLSEYQIFRASWIADYPDEESFLTVFYSKNPAPPNYTRFKNLAYDRLYEKAIQETDENKRIMYYQEMDKILIDESPVIFLFYDQTAWFVQNHIKNLNPNPINLLKLNGVEEEQ from the coding sequence ATGCAAACAGGCTTGAAAAACTTATCGAAGAATTCAGTGCATTTTAAATTAAGCATTTTTCTGGTATTTCTCTCACTCGTTGCTTGTGAACAACAATCAAAAAAAAATGCAACGGCCGTATTTCATTATAATCAAGTTAATTATATCAACTCACTTGATCCTGCATTCGCTAAAACGCAAAACAACATTTGGGCTGTTGATCATTTGTTTAACCAACTGGTAGATCTGGATGCTTCCATGAGAATAAAACCTGAATTAGCAAAATCATGGACTATTTCTACTGATGGCCTCCATTATTTATTTACACTTAGACAAGATGTTTTTTTTATAGAAGATAGTTGTTTTAAAAACAGAATAAACAGGCGAGTAACTGCATACGATGTTGCCTTTAGTTTCAATAGATTATTGGATCCAAATTTAAGTTCTCCAGGATCATGGATATTTAAAGATAAACTGGATTCAATAGAAGGAATTAAAGCATTAAATGACAGCATCCTATCGATTCGATTAAAATCACCGTTTGCACCATTTCTTAAACTGCTCACGATGCAATATTGCAGTGTCATTCCGCCAGAAGCCCAGTCGTATTATGGGAAAAATTTATATAAAAATCCTGTTGGTACCGGCCCATTTCGATTAATTAAATGGTTGGATCGGAAAGGCTTGTTCATGGCCTCTAATCACAGTTATTTTGAACCGGATTTATTTAAATTAAATGGGATACGGATTAGTTTTATGGAAGATCGAAATACAGCCTATCTGGAATTTCTTAAAAACGAAATTGATTTTTTTTCAGGTTTACAATCTGCTTATGCATTTCAATTGGTTGATAAGACCGGTAATCTTCGTAATGATACTAAAAGCAAATTGCAATTATTAAAAGGTGATTTTTTAAATACGGAATACATAGGATTTAATTTTGACCTAATTAACAAAAATCACGCACTTTCCGACAAACGTGTACGACAAGCCTTGAATTATGCCATTGATCGCAAATCAATGATTCAATTGTTAAAATTTGGTATTGGCACACCTGCAACTAGTGGATTTATTCCAAAGGGATTGCCTTCCTATGACCCGATTAAGGTCATAGGGTTTCAATACGATCCGGAAAAAGCTAAACACTTATTAAATGAAGCAGGTTATTCCAATAAAAAGGATTTTCCTGAATTAATTATACATACCAATAAAGATTATGTAGATTTAATAACCTATGTCGCAAAGCAATGGGAAGAAATTGGAATCCCTGTGCGAATTGAACTTGCTGAAACAGCCACCTTAAGAGAAAAAATGAGACTCTCTGAATACCAGATTTTTAGAGCATCCTGGATAGCTGATTATCCTGATGAAGAATCATTTCTTACTGTGTTCTACAGTAAAAACCCAGCTCCGCCAAATTACACAAGATTTAAGAATCTTGCTTATGACAGACTTTATGAAAAAGCGATTCAGGAAACTGATGAAAATAAACGAATCATGTATTATCAGGAAATGGACAAAATCTTGATTGATGAGTCGCCTGTTATATTTTTATTCTATGACCAAACGGCTTGGTTCGTTCAAAATCATATTAAAAATTTAAATCCGAACCCAATCAATCTATTAAAATTAAATGGGGTAGAAGAGGAACAATAA
- a CDS encoding ParA family protein, with amino-acid sequence MGKVIAIANQKGGVGKTTTTINLASCIAILEKRVLIVDADPQANSSSGTGVDAEQSNLSLYECMINDLDPHLAIVETDTPNLFLLPSNIDLVGADIELVNMPNRERVLKHVIDQVKDEYDFIFIDCLPSLGLLTINALTAADSVIIPVQCELFALEGLSKIKNTIELVKGALNPELQIEGVLLSMYDKRLRLSTMVIQNIRENIHLPVFETIIHRNSKISEAPLVKKPVVLYDANSKGSHNFLNLADEFMRKNQLK; translated from the coding sequence ATGGGAAAAGTCATAGCGATCGCAAACCAAAAAGGAGGTGTAGGAAAAACAACAACTACGATTAATCTGGCTTCTTGCATTGCCATATTAGAAAAAAGAGTTTTAATTGTTGATGCAGATCCTCAGGCAAACAGCAGTTCTGGAACTGGAGTGGATGCTGAACAATCCAATCTTAGTCTTTATGAATGCATGATCAATGATTTGGATCCGCACCTGGCCATCGTAGAAACAGATACCCCTAATTTATTTTTATTGCCAAGTAATATTGATCTAGTTGGTGCTGATATTGAATTGGTTAATATGCCAAATAGAGAACGTGTATTAAAACACGTAATTGACCAGGTAAAAGATGAATATGATTTTATATTCATTGATTGCTTGCCTTCTCTAGGTTTATTGACAATCAATGCATTGACTGCTGCAGATTCTGTAATTATCCCGGTCCAATGCGAGTTATTTGCATTAGAAGGACTTTCTAAAATAAAAAACACAATCGAATTGGTAAAAGGAGCATTGAATCCGGAATTACAAATTGAAGGTGTTTTATTAAGCATGTATGATAAGCGTTTGCGACTTTCAACCATGGTAATTCAGAATATCCGAGAAAATATACATCTACCAGTTTTTGAAACGATCATTCATAGAAATTCAAAAATCTCTGAAGCACCTTTAGTTAAAAAACCGGTTGTATTGTATGATGCCAACAGTAAAGGAAGTCACAATTTTTTAAATTTGGCAGATGAATTCATGAGAAAAAATCAGCTAAAATGA
- a CDS encoding SCP2 sterol-binding domain-containing protein, whose product METFDFLMNLPNKVNALALEGMNTCFHFDLEGEGGGQVSVIVENGKMISQSGLVGTASCIIRAQAADLKKVFKGELNPMMAILTGKLKISNQAEMLKFAKLLGWM is encoded by the coding sequence ATGGAAACTTTTGATTTTTTAATGAATTTACCTAACAAAGTAAATGCGCTTGCATTGGAAGGAATGAATACCTGTTTTCATTTTGATCTGGAAGGTGAAGGTGGAGGCCAGGTCTCCGTAATCGTTGAAAATGGTAAAATGATTAGTCAATCGGGATTAGTTGGTACTGCTTCATGTATCATCAGGGCTCAGGCTGCTGATTTAAAAAAAGTATTTAAAGGAGAATTAAATCCGATGATGGCGATCCTTACAGGAAAACTTAAAATCAGCAATCAAGCTGAAATGTTGAAATTTGCCAAATTATTAGGCTGGATGTAA
- a CDS encoding T9SS type A sorting domain-containing protein: MQQYYHGNWRGFTRGLGGNKNWDFPYMMSRFNSQKLIAGSSQIYVNPIDTIAAWTAISPNLVSVARYPSRSNPSITTLDQSPIDSNVIIAGTVNGNVWMTKQFDMGWTNVSNNLPAAYITSVKSSYLNTNTFYTSLSGHRGNNFNAYVYKSTNSGLSWSSIQGDLPNLPVYDLLVYPGKKDSILFVGNHIGVYASVDAGNSWLRVGDNMPYIEVFDLEINESENTLIAGTFGKSIMSFPLETILKTLVKTQDNIPALSISIKPNPASNKITISNTNLLTALQIQICNQLGQSVWVGIKSDLGDLTIDISSFNKGIYFISYRGNKQVGSSSFVKI, encoded by the coding sequence TTGCAACAATATTATCATGGTAATTGGAGAGGTTTTACAAGAGGCTTAGGCGGCAATAAAAATTGGGATTTTCCATACATGATGAGTCGATTTAATTCACAAAAACTCATTGCCGGTTCAAGTCAAATTTATGTAAACCCTATAGATACCATTGCTGCATGGACAGCAATCAGTCCAAATTTAGTATCAGTTGCACGGTATCCATCGAGATCCAATCCCAGTATTACCACCTTAGACCAATCACCCATTGATAGCAATGTAATAATTGCAGGCACTGTCAACGGCAACGTATGGATGACAAAACAATTTGACATGGGATGGACGAATGTATCAAACAATTTACCTGCTGCTTATATTACTTCTGTAAAATCATCCTATCTAAATACAAATACATTTTATACAAGTTTGAGTGGACACCGGGGTAATAATTTCAATGCATATGTTTATAAATCTACAAACAGTGGTTTGAGTTGGAGTAGCATTCAAGGTGATTTACCAAATTTGCCTGTATATGATCTTCTGGTCTATCCTGGCAAAAAGGATTCAATTCTTTTTGTTGGGAATCACATTGGAGTCTATGCAAGTGTGGATGCTGGTAATTCCTGGTTGCGGGTAGGGGACAACATGCCTTATATTGAAGTCTTTGATTTAGAAATTAACGAGTCGGAGAACACTTTAATAGCTGGTACATTTGGTAAATCAATCATGAGTTTTCCATTAGAAACTATTTTAAAGACCCTTGTAAAAACGCAGGATAATATACCTGCTTTATCTATTTCAATAAAGCCAAATCCCGCTAGCAATAAAATAACAATTTCAAATACCAACTTACTCACCGCTTTACAAATTCAGATTTGCAACCAATTGGGGCAATCCGTTTGGGTTGGTATAAAATCTGATCTTGGTGATTTGACAATTGATATTTCTTCATTTAATAAAGGGATTTACTTTATCAGTTACCGTGGCAATAAACAGGTGGGCAGTTCAAGTTTTGTCAAAATTTAA
- a CDS encoding acyl-CoA thioesterase → MIEQTKTVKESLTEMNELVLPNDTNVLGNLMGGNLMRWMDIASAICAAKHCEAHVVTVSVDHLTFQEPIKLGDVVNIKASVTRAFNTSVEVFLEVFTRGVLQNHAHKSNQAFFTFVALDERTMKPKSIPTVIPETEFEKKLYEEAGIRREFRLVVSSRLKPSEATQSKDFLNQ, encoded by the coding sequence ATGATAGAACAAACTAAAACAGTAAAAGAATCTCTTACAGAAATGAACGAATTGGTTTTACCCAACGATACCAATGTGCTGGGTAATTTGATGGGGGGAAATTTAATGAGATGGATGGATATAGCATCCGCTATTTGTGCAGCAAAACACTGTGAAGCCCATGTTGTTACCGTTTCAGTAGATCATTTGACCTTTCAGGAACCTATAAAATTAGGGGATGTTGTGAATATAAAAGCAAGCGTCACCCGGGCATTTAATACATCGGTTGAAGTTTTTCTTGAGGTGTTTACAAGAGGTGTTTTGCAAAATCATGCCCATAAATCCAATCAGGCTTTTTTTACCTTTGTCGCATTGGATGAACGGACCATGAAACCAAAATCTATTCCAACAGTTATTCCAGAAACTGAATTCGAAAAAAAATTATATGAGGAAGCTGGCATACGCAGGGAATTTAGATTGGTCGTAAGTAGTCGACTTAAACCTTCTGAAGCAACTCAATCTAAAGATTTTTTAAATCAGTAA
- a CDS encoding ParB/RepB/Spo0J family partition protein, protein MSQKNELGKGLRALLSNINSDQSQKSTTPASTAINTINVIPIEQIVVNKQQPRHVFEEDLIKELADSINTYGLIQPLTVRKINVNEYQIISGERRFRASQLAGLKELPVYIRTANDNEMLELALVENIQREDLNPIEIGISYQRLSDECGYTQEQLSERIGKKRSTISNYVRLLKLPLDIQAALKNKTLSMGHARVIAGVDDLIVQMQLFKDIQSKDLSVRETERAIQTFTKTNARRPLKAPIKNNNTQIKTLEDRLSAKFGYKVQIKRNATGDGQIIIKFKDDRQLNDLLDRMEE, encoded by the coding sequence ATGAGTCAGAAAAATGAATTAGGCAAAGGCCTTCGTGCTTTGTTATCAAATATTAACTCTGATCAGAGTCAAAAATCAACAACCCCTGCTAGCACGGCTATTAATACTATTAATGTAATTCCCATAGAGCAAATTGTAGTCAATAAGCAACAGCCGCGACATGTATTTGAAGAAGATCTCATTAAAGAGCTTGCAGATTCCATAAATACATACGGTCTGATCCAACCCCTTACCGTTCGAAAAATTAATGTAAACGAATATCAAATTATTAGTGGTGAACGGAGGTTCCGGGCATCTCAACTTGCTGGATTAAAAGAACTGCCAGTTTATATTCGAACAGCCAATGATAATGAAATGTTGGAATTGGCTTTGGTTGAAAATATACAACGGGAAGATTTGAATCCAATTGAAATCGGAATTTCATACCAACGATTATCAGATGAATGTGGGTATACGCAAGAGCAATTGTCAGAGCGTATTGGTAAAAAACGAAGTACAATAAGCAATTATGTTAGGCTTTTAAAGCTTCCACTAGACATACAAGCAGCACTGAAAAACAAAACATTGTCTATGGGGCATGCACGTGTGATTGCAGGTGTAGATGATTTGATTGTTCAAATGCAATTATTTAAAGACATACAATCAAAAGATCTTTCTGTAAGAGAAACAGAACGAGCAATTCAAACGTTTACAAAAACGAATGCAAGAAGGCCGTTAAAAGCTCCTATAAAAAACAATAATACCCAAATAAAAACTTTGGAAGATCGCTTAAGTGCTAAGTTTGGCTATAAAGTTCAAATTAAACGGAATGCCACCGGAGATGGCCAAATAATAATAAAATTTAAAGACGATCGTCAATTAAATGATTTGCTGGATCGGATGGAAGAATAA
- a CDS encoding metal-dependent hydrolase: MKIHYYGHSCFLIEVKGKKLLFDPFIAGNPLAKDIDIQLIRPDYIFLSHGHGDHIGDAIAIGLSSNASVIGAFEVVSWLENQGLSGYHMNTGGKRIFDFGTVKMVNAIHSSMLPDGTYGANPAGFVVYDTGYCFYFAGDTALTLDMKLIPMMCPPLEFAILPIGDNFTMGYEDAVLAAEFLQCDKIIGCHFDSFPVIAIDHEKAIQAFAVKNKKLVLPAINQPVQI; this comes from the coding sequence ATGAAAATTCACTATTACGGCCATTCCTGTTTTTTAATTGAAGTCAAAGGGAAAAAACTCCTGTTTGATCCTTTTATCGCAGGCAATCCATTAGCTAAAGATATTGATATTCAATTGATTAGGCCTGATTATATCTTTTTGAGTCATGGACACGGAGATCATATAGGGGATGCAATTGCAATTGGTCTTTCTTCAAATGCTTCTGTAATTGGAGCTTTCGAGGTCGTTTCTTGGTTAGAAAATCAAGGTTTAAGCGGATACCACATGAATACCGGCGGGAAACGAATTTTTGATTTTGGGACTGTAAAAATGGTAAACGCCATCCATTCCAGCATGTTGCCAGATGGTACTTATGGGGCTAATCCTGCTGGATTTGTTGTTTATGATACTGGATATTGTTTTTATTTTGCAGGGGATACGGCACTTACGCTTGACATGAAACTAATTCCAATGATGTGTCCTCCTCTTGAATTTGCGATCTTGCCAATCGGAGATAATTTTACAATGGGTTATGAAGATGCTGTTTTAGCTGCAGAATTTTTACAGTGTGACAAAATTATAGGTTGCCACTTTGATTCTTTTCCGGTAATTGCCATCGATCATGAAAAAGCAATCCAAGCTTTTGCTGTTAAAAATAAAAAATTAGTATTACCCGCTATCAATCAACCGGTTCAAATTTAA